In Prevotella sp. oral taxon 475, one DNA window encodes the following:
- a CDS encoding copper homeostasis protein CutC codes for MNPTNNLLQFEVCANSVESCLAAQEGGANRVELCASIPEGGTTPSYGEIMAAREVLNRTRLHVIIRPRGGDFTYSDLEMKRMLADIDLCRRAGVDGVVFGCLTAGGEIDMEKNAILKHQAGDMSVTFHRAFDRCSKPYEALECLVELGVDRVLTSGQQRTAEKGIRLLYELQKRAGNRLSVMAGCGVNERNIFKIYVETNIQEFHFSARESIPSPCSYMDKGVLMGTREYDEKYIEVTTARRVMHTIAALA; via the coding sequence ATGAATCCAACCAACAACCTATTGCAATTTGAAGTGTGCGCCAATAGCGTGGAGAGCTGTTTGGCTGCCCAAGAAGGCGGTGCCAACCGAGTGGAGCTCTGCGCCAGCATACCCGAAGGAGGGACAACACCCTCGTATGGCGAGATCATGGCTGCCCGAGAGGTGCTCAACCGCACCCGATTGCATGTGATCATACGGCCGAGAGGGGGCGATTTCACCTACTCGGACTTAGAAATGAAACGCATGCTGGCCGACATCGACCTGTGTAGGCGAGCGGGTGTGGATGGAGTGGTGTTCGGATGTCTTACCGCAGGGGGCGAAATAGACATGGAGAAAAATGCGATCCTGAAGCATCAGGCGGGCGATATGTCTGTCACCTTTCATCGGGCGTTCGACCGTTGCAGCAAACCTTACGAGGCTTTGGAATGCTTAGTGGAACTGGGCGTGGACCGTGTGCTCACCTCTGGACAGCAGCGCACGGCCGAAAAGGGTATTCGTTTGCTGTACGAACTACAAAAAAGAGCCGGAAACCGTCTCTCCGTGATGGCCGGATGTGGCGTGAACGAACGCAACATTTTCAAGATTTATGTGGAAACCAATATTCAGGAGTTCCATTTCTCGGCCCGCGAAAGTATACCCTCGCCTTGTAGTTACATGGACAAGGGAGTGTTGATGGGTACAAGAGAATATGATGAAAAATATATCGAGGTGACTACTGCCCGAAGAGTGATGCACACGATTGCGGCTCTGGCTTAA
- a CDS encoding transglutaminase family protein, which translates to MKRRFAILLMGMCLCCLQMVASEHFISDVRYRVVVEKAFHQKMNLVGKGFFCLEGLRPTVEEKEALEFLYAYMPVADVTDYPTSFFLDNVRTTLKVRRTMPWGGSVPELLFRHFVLPIRVNNENLDSARMVLYGELRERVSGLSMKEAILEVNHWCHEHVTYQPSNARTLSPLACMKTAIGRCGEESTFAVAALRAVGIPARQVYTPRWAHTDDNHAWVEAWADGEWHFIGACEPEPVLDLGWFNQPASRALLMHTKAFGDYRGDEEVMLRTSNYTEINLIGNYAPTARIDFQVVSAAGEPVEGAQVEFKIYNYAEFYTAVNKYTDQHGRTFLTAGRGDMVVWASKNGAYGWVKASFGKDKELTIRLTRNEKMEAEQRVGALDSLDIVPPASCTQMPQVPEEMAEKNRKRLAEEDRIRKSYEATFYQGGANHGLENYLRRARGNWRTIERFINRHPDRPLRVEKLLSTLCDKDLHDISLSILEDHFLAESDQLDPRVEDEMLVLPYKRAFERAFPDSVSQGFRQDPARLVAWTRRHIRLNPDTKALRIAQTPIGVWRSRLTDSRSRDIFFVSMARSLGIEARKDAVTSKVQYREKGVWRDVNFETEEQKTAATGRLKLMYAAAKGLPDDPKYYSHFTLSKIENGRARLLNFEEGSADGGEGTTWSNTFREGTVLDEGTYLLVSGTRLASGGVLAAYQFFNIRAGETTELPLVMRHSESEISVIGSFDSESKFVKDGQEVSLLSQTGRGYFVVALLGMGEEPSNHALRDLAKAKATLDNWQRPFVFLFANERELERFRSENFGTLPSRLILGIDPDGRIRRSVAAALKLDSPTLSPIFLIADTFNRVVFISQGYTIGLGEQLEKVAARL; encoded by the coding sequence ATGAAGAGAAGATTTGCGATTTTGCTGATGGGTATGTGTCTTTGCTGTCTGCAAATGGTAGCATCGGAACACTTCATTTCCGATGTTCGCTATCGTGTAGTGGTGGAGAAGGCTTTTCATCAGAAGATGAATCTTGTAGGCAAGGGCTTCTTCTGCCTTGAGGGTTTACGGCCTACTGTGGAGGAGAAAGAGGCTCTCGAGTTTTTATATGCCTATATGCCGGTGGCTGATGTTACGGATTATCCCACTTCTTTCTTTCTCGACAACGTGCGCACGACGTTAAAGGTGCGCCGCACCATGCCGTGGGGAGGAAGCGTTCCCGAGCTTCTCTTCCGCCATTTTGTGCTGCCCATACGGGTGAACAACGAAAATCTGGATAGTGCCCGCATGGTGTTGTATGGCGAACTGCGGGAGAGGGTGAGCGGATTGAGCATGAAAGAGGCGATATTGGAGGTGAACCACTGGTGCCATGAGCATGTGACGTATCAGCCATCCAATGCCCGCACGCTCTCGCCGCTGGCTTGTATGAAGACGGCCATTGGACGTTGCGGCGAGGAAAGTACTTTTGCTGTGGCGGCATTGCGGGCCGTGGGAATCCCGGCCAGACAGGTTTACACGCCACGTTGGGCGCATACTGACGACAATCATGCCTGGGTAGAGGCGTGGGCAGACGGAGAGTGGCACTTCATCGGGGCTTGTGAGCCGGAACCTGTGCTCGACTTGGGATGGTTTAATCAGCCTGCTTCGCGTGCCTTACTGATGCACACGAAGGCGTTTGGCGACTATCGGGGCGACGAGGAGGTGATGCTGCGCACATCGAACTATACCGAAATCAACCTCATCGGCAACTATGCGCCTACTGCTCGCATCGACTTCCAGGTGGTGAGTGCCGCAGGAGAACCGGTGGAAGGGGCGCAGGTGGAATTCAAAATCTATAATTACGCGGAGTTTTATACGGCGGTCAATAAATACACTGATCAGCACGGACGCACGTTTCTCACAGCGGGTAGGGGTGATATGGTGGTATGGGCATCGAAGAACGGGGCCTACGGATGGGTTAAGGCTTCGTTCGGAAAGGATAAGGAGCTGACCATCCGGCTGACCAGAAACGAAAAGATGGAGGCGGAACAACGCGTGGGAGCGTTGGATTCGCTGGACATCGTTCCGCCCGCATCTTGTACCCAGATGCCCCAAGTGCCGGAGGAGATGGCCGAGAAAAACAGGAAGCGATTGGCCGAGGAGGACCGTATCAGGAAGAGTTATGAGGCTACGTTCTATCAAGGTGGTGCTAATCATGGTTTGGAGAACTATCTGCGGCGTGCAAGAGGTAATTGGCGAACTATCGAACGCTTTATCAATCGACATCCGGATCGGCCGCTGCGGGTAGAAAAACTTCTGTCTACCCTCTGCGATAAAGATCTGCACGACATCTCGCTGTCTATTCTCGAAGATCATTTCCTGGCCGAAAGCGACCAGTTAGATCCTCGGGTGGAAGACGAGATGCTGGTGCTACCCTACAAACGGGCCTTCGAGCGAGCTTTTCCCGACAGTGTTTCGCAAGGCTTCCGCCAAGATCCGGCACGGCTTGTGGCATGGACGCGGAGGCATATCCGCCTGAATCCTGACACGAAGGCTCTGCGAATTGCACAGACTCCGATAGGGGTGTGGCGGTCGAGACTGACGGATAGTCGGTCGCGCGACATCTTTTTCGTGAGTATGGCCCGAAGTCTGGGCATTGAAGCGCGTAAAGATGCCGTGACGTCGAAGGTGCAATATCGGGAAAAAGGTGTTTGGAGGGACGTGAATTTCGAAACCGAGGAACAGAAAACGGCGGCTACAGGGCGGTTGAAACTGATGTATGCTGCTGCTAAGGGGCTGCCCGACGATCCTAAATATTACAGTCATTTCACCCTCAGCAAAATAGAAAACGGGCGGGCTCGGCTGCTTAATTTTGAGGAAGGAAGTGCCGATGGAGGCGAGGGAACTACCTGGAGCAATACTTTTCGAGAGGGAACGGTGCTGGATGAGGGCACTTATCTGTTGGTGTCGGGCACCCGACTGGCCAGTGGTGGGGTGCTTGCGGCCTATCAGTTTTTCAATATTCGGGCGGGCGAAACGACGGAATTGCCACTCGTGATGCGTCATTCGGAGAGCGAAATCAGCGTTATCGGTAGTTTCGACAGTGAGTCGAAGTTTGTGAAAGATGGGCAGGAGGTAAGTCTTCTCTCGCAGACGGGTCGCGGCTATTTCGTTGTGGCTCTGCTGGGGATGGGTGAAGAACCCTCCAATCATGCGCTGCGCGACTTGGCAAAGGCTAAGGCGACACTCGATAACTGGCAGCGACCGTTTGTATTTCTCTTTGCCAACGAACGCGAGTTAGAGCGGTTCCGCTCCGAGAATTTCGGCACTCTGCCCTCCCGTCTCATCCTGGGTATCGATCCGGATGGGCGCATCCGTCGATCGGTGGCTGCGGCATTAAAGCTCGACAGTCCCACGCTCTCGCCTATTTTCCTCATCGCTGATACTTTTAATCGGGTGGTCTTCATCTCGCAGGGCTACACCATCGGACTGGGAGAGCAACTCGAAAAGGTGGCGGCCAGACTCTAA
- a CDS encoding phosphoethanolamine transferase: MQLPLPHLKKLLHPSTTFVFGMLVLSLPNLSLAYTEPVPLVYRLVNLLLPLSLYAAALSWWHRPGRMLWVLFPLVFLSAFQMVLIYLYGHSVIAVDMFLNLLTTNPGEAGELLDNLLPGIVFVVVLYVPTLVLAALSGWRGKPLGSQATRRIRRTAGVGATVGLLLLLFLTGKDYRIANDLYPVNVFQNIRLAALRTQATARYGETSAAFRFGARSDSPKDEREVYLLVVGETARAPQFQLYGYCRKTNPELSMRKDLFAFDKVLTQSNTTHKSVPMLLSGISAANYDSIYTQKSLIEAFREAGFHTVFLSNQLPNHSFIDFFGQEADEWCFIRMPQPAGRPPLGRGYDGDLLPLVDRVLQKKRRKQLIVLHTYGSHFEYRQRYPRSLAHFQPDDASEATPGNRASLLNTYDNTIRATDQLLSRLIARLEAENTVSALLYTSDHGENLFDDDRHLFLHASPIPSCFELHVPLLVWLSPRYRSQRETVVKALSANLHRPVATSLSVFHTFLHLARLRTPRLRLHHSVASALYRPAPLLYLNDHNEPIPLRQMLKDDRDRLYLQQIGVEKEAGR, translated from the coding sequence ATGCAACTCCCCCTACCCCATCTAAAAAAACTCCTACATCCCAGCACAACATTCGTGTTCGGGATGTTGGTGCTGTCGCTGCCCAACCTCAGCTTGGCCTACACCGAGCCCGTGCCGTTGGTCTACCGCCTGGTGAACCTTCTGTTGCCCCTCTCGCTCTACGCCGCCGCCCTGAGCTGGTGGCACCGACCCGGGCGAATGCTGTGGGTACTCTTCCCATTGGTGTTTCTTTCGGCCTTTCAAATGGTATTGATCTATCTGTATGGGCATTCGGTTATCGCTGTAGACATGTTTCTCAATCTGCTCACAACCAATCCCGGTGAGGCCGGCGAACTGCTCGACAATCTTCTTCCTGGCATCGTTTTCGTCGTCGTGCTCTACGTCCCCACCCTCGTCCTGGCCGCCCTCTCGGGCTGGCGAGGCAAGCCGCTGGGGAGCCAAGCCACCAGGCGGATTCGCCGGACGGCAGGCGTGGGAGCCACTGTCGGACTGCTTCTGCTGCTCTTCCTCACCGGGAAAGACTATCGCATCGCCAACGATCTCTATCCCGTCAACGTGTTTCAGAACATTCGTCTGGCCGCCCTTCGCACCCAGGCTACGGCGCGATACGGCGAAACGTCGGCGGCATTCCGCTTCGGTGCTCGCTCCGATAGCCCGAAAGACGAACGCGAGGTCTACCTCCTCGTTGTCGGCGAAACTGCCCGCGCACCGCAGTTTCAGCTCTATGGTTACTGCCGGAAGACCAATCCCGAGCTCTCGATGCGGAAAGATCTCTTTGCCTTCGACAAGGTCCTGACCCAATCCAACACCACCCATAAGAGCGTGCCGATGCTCCTTTCGGGCATCTCGGCTGCCAACTACGACAGCATCTATACGCAGAAAAGCCTCATCGAGGCCTTTCGCGAGGCGGGGTTCCACACCGTCTTTCTCTCCAACCAACTGCCCAACCATTCCTTCATCGACTTCTTCGGGCAGGAAGCCGACGAGTGGTGCTTCATCCGTATGCCGCAACCTGCAGGTCGGCCTCCTCTGGGGCGCGGCTACGACGGAGATCTGTTGCCGCTCGTTGACCGCGTACTGCAAAAGAAACGGCGAAAACAACTCATTGTGCTGCACACCTACGGGTCGCACTTCGAATACCGTCAGCGTTACCCGCGCTCCCTGGCTCACTTTCAACCCGACGATGCCAGCGAAGCAACTCCAGGTAATCGGGCCTCGCTGCTCAATACCTACGACAATACCATTCGTGCTACCGACCAATTGCTCTCCCGCCTCATCGCCCGTCTTGAGGCGGAGAACACCGTCTCAGCACTGCTCTATACCTCAGACCATGGCGAGAATCTCTTCGACGACGACCGGCATCTCTTCCTCCATGCCTCGCCCATTCCCTCCTGCTTCGAGCTGCATGTGCCGCTCCTGGTTTGGCTCTCGCCCCGCTATCGGTCCCAACGAGAAACGGTTGTTAAGGCTCTTTCCGCCAACCTCCACCGCCCCGTGGCCACCAGTCTGTCCGTCTTCCACACCTTCCTCCATCTCGCCCGGCTGCGTACGCCCCGCCTTCGTCTGCACCATTCGGTGGCCAGCGCACTCTATCGGCCCGCTCCACTCCTCTATCTCAACGATCATAACGAGCCCATTCCGCTTCGGCAAATGCTCAAAGACGACCGCGACCGGCTCTATCTCCAGCAAATAGGCGTAGAGAAAGAAGCCGGTCGGTAG
- a CDS encoding PCMD domain-containing protein — protein MLRTLIVCALFAQTALGQEREEPILYGNMDHWVTRHIKESAIIGGDEKTLYEIGPDRVLEGNVPYRNLGRSPWATSNVMAKVMGIVKTNQSVYRDAHGGGHCAKLMTHIEHVKVFGMINISVLAAGSIFLGDVHEPIGGTKDGERALNWGIPYTQRPRALRFDYRVSLTGEPNRIKQTGFSKVQTVPGKDCATAILFLQKRTEDAQGNITAKRVGTVVVEFAKSTAGWVANATYPVLYGDIRRQAGYSERLMGLRSTDYVRNSRGKSVQLKETGWAAADDVPTHLIVQFSSSNGGAFIGSPGNTLWIDNVRLVF, from the coding sequence ATGTTAAGAACATTGATTGTCTGCGCCCTTTTTGCGCAGACTGCACTGGGGCAAGAGCGCGAGGAGCCCATTCTGTATGGCAATATGGACCATTGGGTGACGCGACATATCAAAGAATCGGCCATCATCGGCGGCGACGAGAAAACGCTTTACGAGATTGGCCCCGACCGCGTGCTTGAGGGCAACGTGCCCTACCGCAACTTGGGTCGATCGCCCTGGGCCACGTCCAATGTGATGGCCAAAGTGATGGGCATCGTCAAGACCAACCAGTCGGTATATCGTGATGCACACGGCGGCGGACACTGTGCCAAACTCATGACCCACATCGAGCACGTCAAAGTGTTCGGTATGATCAACATCAGTGTCCTGGCAGCCGGCTCTATCTTCCTGGGCGACGTGCACGAACCCATCGGCGGAACCAAAGACGGCGAACGCGCTCTGAATTGGGGTATTCCCTACACGCAGCGGCCGCGGGCACTGCGGTTCGACTATCGCGTTTCGCTCACCGGCGAGCCCAACCGCATCAAACAAACCGGATTCAGCAAAGTGCAGACCGTTCCGGGGAAGGATTGTGCCACGGCGATACTTTTCTTACAGAAACGCACGGAGGATGCCCAGGGCAACATCACAGCCAAACGCGTGGGAACGGTGGTAGTGGAATTTGCCAAGAGTACGGCAGGATGGGTGGCGAACGCTACTTATCCAGTGCTCTATGGCGACATCCGCCGACAAGCGGGCTACAGCGAGCGACTCATGGGGCTACGTTCCACCGACTACGTGCGCAACAGTCGCGGCAAAAGCGTCCAGCTCAAAGAGACGGGTTGGGCTGCGGCCGACGACGTGCCCACACATCTCATCGTTCAGTTCTCCTCGAGCAATGGTGGAGCCTTCATCGGCTCGCCGGGCAACACACTGTGGATAGACAATGTGCGGTTGGTTTTTTAA